A portion of the Fragaria vesca subsp. vesca unplaced genomic scaffold, FraVesHawaii_1.0 scf0512992, whole genome shotgun sequence genome contains these proteins:
- the LOC101311721 gene encoding uncharacterized protein LOC101311721 — translation MLAARIILTKEKDSNKHGLTSGARKYRYASSNLKTIEEEVSEEKPTSDWQKLKEMKIQEVMAKSEKHRKSVYISRDLQRKSRPKRSNKVRVCSPRTASRVEICKIKALQDMAKAKKAAKERKVQQVRTGLDSFAVVKCSFDPQQDFRDSMVEMIVEKKLTRPDDLEELLACYLTLNSDEYHDLIIKVFRQVWFDLNQTYFGSELQNDQCCND, via the coding sequence ATGTTAGCAGCAAGAATAATTTTGACAAAGGAGAAGGATAGTAACAAGCATGGATTAACTTCTGGTGCAAGGAAATATCGATATGCTTCTTCAAATCTGAaaacaattgaagaagaagtttctGAAGAAAAGCCGACTTCAGATTGGCAGAAGTTGAAGGAAATGAAGATACAAGAGGTGATGGCAAAGAGTGAGAAACACAGGAAATCTGTCTACATAAGCAGAGACTTGCAGAGGAAATCAAGACCAAAGCGGAGTAACAAAGTCAGAGTTTGCTCTCCAAGAACAGCATCAAGAGTTGAAATCTGCAAAATCAAAGCTCTCCAAGACATGGCGAAAGCAAAAAAGGCAGCAAAGGAGAGAAAGGTGCAGCAGGTGAGAACAGGCTTGGATAGCTTTGCAGTGGTGAAGTGCTCATTCGACCCACAACAGGACTTCAGAGATTCCATGGTTGAGAtgattgtggagaagaagctAACTCGGCCAGATGATCTTGAAGAGCTCTTAGCTTGTTACCTGACACTGAATTCTGATGAATACCATGATCTCATCATCAAGGTATTCcggcaggtgtggtttgattTGAATCAAACCTATTTTGGTAGTGAATTACAGAATGATCAATGTTGCAATGActga